A genomic window from Solanum stenotomum isolate F172 chromosome 10, ASM1918654v1, whole genome shotgun sequence includes:
- the LOC125878282 gene encoding U-box domain-containing protein 12-like — translation MGKCHRRNDVASVVLDPPVSTTGPDHFKLWSTFSRASFRRMILDAVRCGGRSHKPSSKSPPDQPPRPVGPIDVRSECEHKKPAGSDRLSELLRLSESSENEEDVRQKVQMLEELKRVVKRLQSSNVLEGAKEVRRLTKEVSDARTTLALLGAIPPLMALLDSEDSISQIAALYALLNLAIGNDANKAAIVKAGAIHKMLKLVNEFPNSEVAEAVVANFLGLSALDSNKPIIGSSGAIPFLVKNLDNTNSCQARQDSLRALYNLSISPLNVNPILESDLIAFIMNKLGDMDVSERFLSILCNLVSVAEARKAISSVPDAFPMLVDVVSWTDAPGCQEKASYILMVMAHKSYGDRQAMIEAGVASALLELTLLGSTLAQKRASRILECLRVDKGKQVSDNYGGMSTTISAPQDCTTYCSSVELKDGMEDDMMSEEKKAVKQLVQQSLQNNMKRIVKRANLPHEFVPSDHLKTFTSSSTSKSVPF, via the exons ATGGGTAAGTGTCATCGCCGGAACGATGTCGCATCGGTCGTCCTCGACCCTCCTGTTTCCACTACCGGACCTGATCACTTCAAGCTCTGGTCTACTTTTTCTCGCGCATCCTTCCGCCGCATGATCCTCGACGCCGTCCGATGTGGCGGCAGAAGTCACAAGCCTTCTTCCAAGTCTCCTCCCGATCAGCCGCCCAGACCTGTTGGTCCCATTGATGTAAGATCTGAATGTGAACACAAGAAACCTGCCGGATCCGACAGGTTGTCGGAGCTCTTGAGGCTGTCCGAGTCGTCTGAGAACGAGGAGGATGTACGGCAAAAGGTGCAAATGTTGGAGGAGTTGAAGAGAGTAGTCAAGCGCTTACAGAGTAGCAATGTTTTGGAAGGAGCGAAGGAGGTCCGGCGACTTACCAAAGAGGTTTCCGACGCCAGAACCACCCTAGCTTTGCTCGGAGCGATTCCACCACTTATGGCGCTGCTTGATTCAGAAGATTCCATTTCTCAGATCGCTGCTCTCTATGCTCTGCTTAACCTTGCAATTGGCAATGATGC AAATAAAGCAGCCATCGTTAAGGCAGGGGCAATTCATAAGATGCTCAAGCTGGTTAATGAATTCCCAAATTCAGAAGTCGCTGAAGCTGTAGTTGCTAATTTTCTTGGGTTGAGTGCTTTGGACTCCAATAAACCCATAATTGGTTCATCTGGAGCAATTCCATTCCTGGTGAAGAATTTGGACAACACAAACAGTTGTCAAGCTCGACAAGATTCGTTGAGAGCGCTTTACAACCTTAGCATCTCGCCTTTGAATGTTAACCCCATACTTGAGAGTGATCTAATAGCCTTTATCATGAACAAACTGGGAGATATGGATGTAAGCGAGAGATTTCTGTCCATTCTTTGCAATTTAGTATCAGTAGCAGAGGCCCGAAAGGCAATTAGTAGTGTACCAGATGCATTCCCCATGTTGGTTGATGTTGTGAGTTGGACAGATGCACCAGGTTGCCAAGAGAAAGCATCCTATATTTTGATGGTGATGGCTCACAAGTCGTATGGAGATAGACAGGCAATGATTGAGGCTGGAGTTGCTTCAGCCCTGCTTGAATTGACCCTTCTAGGAAGCACATTGGCTCAGAAGCGGGCATCGAGAATCTTGGAATGCTTGAGGGTGGACAAAGGAAAGCAAGTTTCTGATAATTATGGTGGTATGAGCACCACGATATCTGCTCCACAAGATTGTACAACATATTGTTCGAGTGTTGAATTGAAAGATGGGATGGAGGATGATATGATGAGTGAAGAGAAAAAAGCAGTGAAGCAATTAGTCCAGCAGAGCCTGCAGAATAACATGAAGAGGATAGTGAAAAGGGCTAACCTACCCCATGAATTTGTTCCTTCTGATCATTTGAAGACCTTCACATCAAGCTCAACTTCTAAGAGCGTGCCATTTTGA
- the LOC125878290 gene encoding protein MULTIPLE CHLOROPLAST DIVISION SITE 1, giving the protein MGASMWSLQLHTVSVPVPLEAFRRYTRTRKRTFKKLNVVANGDAKNSKNLPHQVMVVKSNKPNFPLLLQHAVTKLQESVKSLPPATLLVKKHSGVSLAIALSTMVTLLVILVRSYVAKRSKRNRPGSVADLVRRGQLRSDRRGISNPLKYDDPFNNPLVKISKSNSTVEMCGQVYRLAPVTLTKEQQAVHQKRRSRAYQWKRPTLFLREGDSVPPDVDPDTIRWIPANHPFATTASEIDEDLAQTNVYQKHGVPFRIQAEHEALQRKLEALQSEQKLGKLVIDPGAAKDFERPFKTRLKTEEQLDQGPNNRQMGSNSSESEGARDSFMNKHSSEEMEKP; this is encoded by the exons ATGGGAGCTTCAATGTGGAGTCTACAACTTCATACCGTCTCAGTTCCGGTACCACTTGAGGCATTCCGGAGGTATACTAGGACTAGGAAGAGGACCTTCAAGAAGCTTAACGTAGTTGCAAATGGTGATGCCAAGAATTCGAAGAATCTTCCGCACCAAGTTATGGTTGTCAAGTCCAACAAACCCAATTTTCCTCTTCTACTGCAACACGCTGTTACCAAATTACAAGAGAGCGTCAAATCTCTACCTCCCGCTACCCTCCTG GTAAAGAAACATTCTGGTGTAAGTTTAGCAATTGCACTATCTACCATGGTCACCTTGTTGGTTATTTTGGTGAGGAGTTATGTTGCAAAAAGGTCAAAACGCAACCGCCCTGGGTCTGTAGCTGATCTTGTCAGGCGTGGTCAATTAAGATCGGATAGAAGAGGCAT ATCAAATCCTCTTAAATATGATGACCCATTCAATAATCCATTAGTGAAAATCAGCAAGAGCAATTCAACTGTAGAGATGTGTGGGCAAGTGTACCGTTTGGCACCAGTAACTCTTACCAAGGAGCAACAAGCTGTCCATCAGAAGCGGAGATCACGTGCATATCAGTGGAAGAGACCAACATTGTTTCTTAGAGAAGGTGATTCAGTGCCTCCTGATGTGGATCCTGACACTATCAGGTGGATTCCTGCAAATCATCCTTTTGCAACTACTGCAAGTGAAATTGACGAGGATCTGGCACAAACTAATGTTTATCAGAAGCACGGTGTTCCATTCCGTATTCAGGCAGAACATGAAGCCCTGCAGAGAAAACTTGAGGCACTCCAAAGT GAGCAAAAACTTGGTAAACTAGTGATAGATCCTGGGGCTGCAAAAGATTTTGAGAGGCCATTCAAAACACGACTAAAGACAGAGGAGCAGCTCGATCAAGGCCCAAATAACCGGCAAATGGGCTCCAATAGTTCAGAATCAGAGGGTGCTCGTGATTCATTTATGAACAAGCATAGTTCTGAAGAAATGgagaaaccctag